In Papaver somniferum cultivar HN1 unplaced genomic scaffold, ASM357369v1 unplaced-scaffold_80, whole genome shotgun sequence, the following proteins share a genomic window:
- the LOC113345092 gene encoding basic proline-rich protein-like, producing the protein MMATKFCFVAIFLISIASTSQMTSAWWDNICTPGDTYVERNYVRTPPPPCSTCKTWCQGQCSGIKGSMVRDECSRQNTYLNCQCCCKKPPPSTSSPPTPSLPPATSTPPPFSNSKKTPKEICTKGQQYQLITRPDGVQCSLQPICEKNCKGKGRLSAGSQCIGTYGDRIARFTWMEQCCCGNAIPPPPPPSPSPPPPSPPPSPPPPSPPPPPKNICEPGHIYEWYRCGPTLDCGCCFDGCKRKCAAKNRAMTAESCKRSEKPNNVDCECCCDDKILPPSPPPPPPSPPPPSPSPPPPSPPPPPANMCGPEEVYKKATWGPTQDCTTCTNWCKSECAGMNSLVVAQTCKTNPPGTMNFRCECCCKKLPPSPPPPSPPPPSPSPPPPSPPPPSPPPSSPPPPPPSPPPPSPSPPPPTAPIDICKAGEDFIPNPVTSCSVCTRDYCQSQCSERGASLARMGCAPTQLLCKCCCKSITLASSSLFTAIQGIMF; encoded by the coding sequence AAATGACTTCGGCATGGTGGGACAATATATGTACTCCTGGTGATACGTATGTAGAGAGGAATTACGTAAGGACCCCTCCGCCGCCTTGCAGTACTTGCAAAACTTGGTGCCAAGGCCAATGCTCAGGTATCAAAGGTTCAATGGTTCGGGACGAGTGTTCAAGACAAAATACGTATCTTAATTGTCAATGTTGCTGCAAAAAACCACCACCATCAACCTCCTCTCCTCCGACCCCTTCCCTGCCTCCAGCTACTTCAACTCCACCCCCTTTCTCGAATAGCAAGAAAACCCCCAAGGAAATATGTACTAAGGGACAACAGTACCAACTCATAACACGACCAGATGGCGTACAGTGTAGTCTCCAACCTATTTGTGAGAAAAATTGTAAGGGGAAAGGTCGTCTCAGTGCAGGATCACAGTGCATCGGAACCTATGGTGATCGTATTGCGCGTTTTACTTGGATGGAGCAATGTTGTTGTGGAAATGCAATTCCTCCACCCCCACCTCCATCCCCATCGCCGCCTCCCCCTTCCCCACCACCCTCACCTCCTCCTccatccccaccaccaccaccaaaaaatATTTGCGAACCTGGACACATATATGAGTGGTATCGATGTGGCCCTACACTTGATTGCGGCTGTTGTTTCGATGGGTGTAAAAGAAAATGTGCCGCAAAGAATAGGGCGATGACCGCTGAAAGCTGCAAGAGGTCGGAAAAACCCAATAATGTGGATTGTGAATGTTGTTGTGATGACAAGATATTACCACCATCCCCTCCACCCCCACCACCCTCACCTCCTcctccgtctccatcaccaccgccaccatccccaccaccaccaccagctaaTATGTGCGGACCTGAGGAGGTATACAAAAAGGCTACATGGGGACCCACACAAGATTGCACTACTTGTACAAATTGGTGTAAGAGTGAATGTGCTGGAATGAATAGTTTAGTGGTTGCGCAAACGTGCAAAACAAACCCACCAGGAACTATGAATTTCAGGTGTGAATGCTGCTGCAAAAAACTGCCCCCCTCTCCACCACCACCCTCGCCTCCTCCTCCATCCCCATCGCCGCCTCCCCCTTCCCCACCACCACCCTCACCTCCTCCTTcctcgccaccaccaccaccaccctcacCCCCACCTCCATCTCCGTCCCCCCCTCCACCGACAGCTCCAATAGACATATGCAAAGCCGGGGAGGATTTTATACCAAACCCCGTAACCAGCTGCAGCGTTTGTACACGTGATTATTGTCAAAGTCAGTGTTCGGAAAGGGGAGCTTCATTGGCGAGAATGGGGTGCGCCCCTACTCAACTACTGTGCAAGTGTTGCTGCAAGAGCATTACCTTGGCATCATCCTCATTATTCACAGCAATTCAAGGAATAATGTTCTAG